One window of the Anaeromyxobacter dehalogenans 2CP-C genome contains the following:
- a CDS encoding GNA1162 family protein, which translates to MTTRTPISTCVSTCLALTLLVAVTACRSSGRVYHDTNMDFGSIRTVAVMPFSNLTREAAAADRVRDVFSSALLATGGIYVLPPGEVARGIARAGVALPTSPSVDEVVKLGSVLKADAVIVGVVKEYGEVRSGTTASNVVSISAQMLEASTGKVVWSGQSTKGGVSLGDRLLGSGGEPVNRITEEAVDDLLSQLFH; encoded by the coding sequence ATGACGACCCGAACCCCGATCTCCACCTGCGTCTCCACCTGCCTGGCGCTGACGCTGCTCGTCGCAGTCACCGCCTGCCGCTCCTCCGGCCGCGTGTACCACGACACCAACATGGACTTCGGCTCGATCCGGACGGTGGCGGTGATGCCGTTCTCGAACCTGACGCGCGAGGCCGCGGCGGCCGACCGCGTACGCGACGTGTTCTCCAGCGCGCTCCTGGCGACCGGTGGCATCTACGTGCTGCCGCCCGGCGAGGTCGCCCGCGGGATCGCGCGCGCCGGCGTCGCGCTCCCGACCAGCCCCTCCGTGGACGAGGTGGTGAAGCTCGGCTCGGTGCTCAAGGCCGACGCGGTGATCGTCGGCGTGGTCAAGGAGTACGGGGAGGTCCGGTCCGGCACGACCGCCTCGAACGTGGTCTCGATCAGCGCGCAGATGCTCGAAGCCTCCACCGGGAAGGTGGTCTGGTCGGGGCAGTCGACCAAGGGAGGGGTGTCGCTCGGCGACCGGCTCCTCGGGAGCGGAGGGGAGCCGGTGAACCGGATCACCGAGGAGGCGGTCGATGACCTCCTATCGCAGCTGTTCCACTAG
- a CDS encoding YncE family protein, with protein sequence MVRHRGAALALLLAIGGSGCSAVRGRSANPGPLGADGDLYVFLQPLAREVENVTFGVTAVEAVGPGEAAAQPMRAALSEVGRHGNGRQRLLAHARLPAGNYAGLRLHVGRARMETPDGPADLLVRSEAVQVPASFTVTPGRAQVLWLVLREAQPAGDEVAFAPRFSLLAPETTHPQRLGYCASTADNVLLAFDRYDRQVTAAIATGMGPAGVAMDEGANLAYVALSLEDRIEVLDLTNGQVREPIRLRPGDGPFDVTLVEGGRTLLVVNRRSSTVSFLDTSARVEVGRVAVGEEPWSLRLDAQRHRAYVFGRRSNTVTAVDVTRRAAVGSAAAEPEPLRGDLDRNGSRLFVVHAGSAYLSIYTLPELAPAGRLFVGLGATAILVDPRTDLLYVAQAGSPALAVFDPFSLVPLGGVDVGGAASFLVFDATQSLLFALLPDRRAVSVVDLTAQRQVGLFEVGREPYDLALSGERR encoded by the coding sequence ATGGTCCGACATCGAGGCGCCGCGCTCGCACTGCTGCTGGCCATCGGCGGCTCGGGGTGCTCGGCGGTGCGCGGACGCTCCGCGAACCCGGGGCCGCTCGGCGCCGACGGCGACCTCTACGTCTTCCTGCAGCCGCTCGCGCGGGAGGTCGAGAACGTGACGTTCGGCGTCACGGCGGTCGAGGCCGTCGGGCCGGGGGAGGCCGCCGCGCAGCCGATGCGGGCAGCGCTCTCCGAGGTCGGCCGCCACGGCAACGGCCGGCAGCGGCTCCTCGCGCACGCCCGGCTCCCCGCGGGCAACTATGCCGGGCTCCGCCTCCACGTCGGGCGCGCTCGCATGGAGACGCCGGACGGACCCGCCGATCTGCTGGTACGCTCCGAGGCGGTGCAGGTGCCCGCGTCCTTCACGGTCACGCCCGGCCGCGCCCAGGTGCTGTGGCTCGTCCTCCGCGAGGCGCAGCCGGCCGGCGACGAGGTCGCCTTCGCGCCGCGCTTCTCGCTGCTGGCGCCGGAGACGACGCACCCGCAGCGGCTCGGCTACTGCGCGAGCACCGCGGACAACGTGCTCCTCGCCTTCGACCGGTACGACCGCCAGGTGACCGCCGCGATCGCGACGGGCATGGGGCCCGCGGGCGTGGCCATGGACGAAGGCGCCAACCTCGCGTACGTGGCGCTCTCCCTCGAGGACCGGATCGAGGTGCTGGACCTCACGAACGGGCAGGTGCGCGAGCCGATCCGGCTGCGCCCCGGCGACGGTCCGTTCGACGTCACCCTCGTAGAGGGCGGCCGGACGCTGCTGGTCGTGAACCGGCGCTCCAGCACCGTCTCCTTCCTGGACACGAGCGCACGCGTCGAGGTGGGTCGAGTGGCGGTGGGCGAGGAGCCCTGGTCGCTGCGGCTCGACGCACAGCGCCACCGCGCCTACGTGTTCGGGCGGCGCTCCAACACGGTCACCGCCGTGGACGTCACGCGCCGCGCCGCCGTCGGCTCGGCGGCGGCCGAGCCCGAGCCGCTCCGCGGCGACCTCGACCGGAACGGCTCCCGCCTGTTCGTGGTCCACGCCGGGTCGGCCTACCTGTCCATCTACACGCTCCCCGAGCTCGCGCCGGCGGGCCGCCTGTTCGTGGGGCTGGGGGCGACCGCCATCCTCGTCGATCCCCGGACCGACCTCCTCTACGTCGCGCAGGCGGGCAGCCCCGCGCTCGCGGTGTTCGACCCGTTCTCGCTGGTGCCGCTCGGCGGCGTGGACGTGGGCGGCGCGGCCTCGTTCCTGGTCTTCGACGCGACGCAGAGCCTGCTGTTCGCGCTCCTGCCGGATCGGCGGGCCGTCTCGGTCGTCGATCTCACCGCGCAGCGCCAGGTCGGCCTGTTCGAGGTCGGGCGCGAACCCTACGATCTCGCGCTGTCCGGGGAGCGCCGTTGA
- a CDS encoding tetratricopeptide repeat protein, whose amino-acid sequence MSASERVGAGPGPGRHAPYLAALLALGALAWANALGCGFVFDDLPSIVHNPDIRRLAGYLPGGHGYLGRPNRWVGYLTFALNFRAGGLAPAGYHAVNVLIHLATACLVYALAILVLRTPRVSGSRIARSPRAFAFVAAALFACHPLQAQAVTYVVQRLTSLATLFYVGSAVLYLWARLAPAGARGRRVAAYAGAVASAALAARTKEIAVTLPAALALLEVAFLDGRPGRRALALAPFALVALSIPLTMIGVRTVAGAGVSDVLSAAASATRVQTTLGRLEYLATETTVVLEYVGLLLLPIGQNVDHVHPIHRSFLDGPVALSSAALLLAAALALYAVVRRRRGDATAALAGFGVLWFLLALTVESSVVPIVDVMNEHRVYLPSVGFFLAAAVAIGWVAARLAPARAGAASVVAGAVLATALAAGTHARNRVWESQLTLWADAARKSPASPRPLNNMGVALEQAGRRDEAEAAYLAAMRVDPGHAESCYNLGRLYLESGGGLDDAIALFRRAIALRPDYPEAYANLGAALVRAQRYAEAAQVLDEAGAKLGGSAEAAFNLGVARVMLGDVDGARRQIEALRAASPEMALRLETFARPLLDRGR is encoded by the coding sequence ATGAGCGCCTCCGAGAGAGTCGGCGCCGGGCCAGGTCCGGGCCGTCACGCACCGTACCTCGCGGCGCTCCTGGCGCTGGGCGCGCTCGCGTGGGCGAACGCGCTCGGCTGCGGGTTCGTGTTCGACGACCTGCCCTCGATCGTGCACAACCCCGACATCCGGCGGCTCGCGGGCTACCTGCCCGGCGGGCACGGATACCTGGGGCGCCCGAACCGCTGGGTTGGGTACCTGACGTTCGCGCTCAATTTCCGCGCCGGTGGGCTCGCGCCGGCGGGCTACCACGCCGTCAACGTCTTGATCCACCTCGCGACCGCGTGCCTGGTCTACGCGCTCGCGATCCTGGTCCTCCGCACGCCCAGGGTGTCGGGCTCCCGCATCGCCCGGTCGCCGCGCGCCTTCGCGTTCGTGGCGGCAGCGCTCTTCGCGTGCCACCCGCTCCAGGCCCAGGCCGTCACGTACGTCGTCCAGCGGCTCACCTCGCTGGCGACGCTGTTCTATGTCGGGAGCGCGGTCCTGTACCTGTGGGCGCGGCTCGCTCCCGCCGGCGCGCGCGGGCGCCGCGTCGCCGCCTACGCCGGCGCGGTCGCGTCCGCCGCGCTCGCTGCGCGGACGAAGGAGATCGCCGTCACGTTACCCGCCGCGCTCGCGCTCCTCGAGGTCGCGTTCCTCGACGGGCGTCCCGGACGGCGTGCGCTCGCGCTGGCGCCCTTCGCGCTGGTCGCGCTGTCGATCCCGTTGACCATGATCGGCGTGCGAACGGTCGCCGGGGCGGGCGTCTCGGACGTGCTCTCCGCCGCCGCGAGCGCGACCCGCGTGCAGACGACGCTCGGCCGCCTCGAGTACCTCGCGACCGAGACGACCGTGGTCCTCGAGTACGTGGGGCTGCTCCTGCTCCCGATCGGGCAGAACGTGGATCACGTGCACCCGATCCACCGCTCGTTCCTGGACGGGCCAGTCGCGCTGTCGAGCGCGGCGCTCCTCCTCGCCGCCGCGCTCGCGCTGTATGCGGTCGTGCGGAGGCGCCGGGGCGACGCGACGGCAGCCCTGGCCGGCTTCGGCGTGCTCTGGTTCCTCCTTGCGCTCACCGTCGAGTCGAGCGTCGTCCCCATCGTCGATGTGATGAACGAGCACCGCGTCTACCTCCCGTCGGTGGGCTTCTTCCTGGCCGCGGCGGTCGCGATCGGCTGGGTGGCGGCGCGGCTGGCGCCCGCGCGCGCCGGCGCGGCGAGCGTCGTGGCCGGTGCGGTGCTCGCCACCGCGCTCGCCGCCGGCACCCACGCCCGCAACCGGGTCTGGGAGAGCCAGCTCACGCTCTGGGCCGACGCGGCGCGAAAGTCGCCAGCGAGTCCCAGGCCGCTGAACAACATGGGGGTTGCGCTCGAGCAGGCCGGGCGGCGCGACGAGGCGGAGGCGGCGTACCTTGCCGCGATGCGCGTCGATCCGGGACACGCGGAGTCCTGCTACAACCTCGGGCGGCTCTATCTCGAGTCGGGCGGCGGACTCGACGACGCCATCGCGCTGTTCCGGCGCGCCATCGCGCTCCGCCCCGACTACCCCGAGGCGTACGCGAACCTGGGGGCCGCGCTGGTGCGGGCGCAGCGCTACGCGGAGGCGGCGCAGGTCCTGGACGAGGCCGGGGCGAAGCTGGGCGGCAGCGCCGAAGCGGCGTTCAACCTCGGAGTCGCGCGGGTGATGCTCGGCGACGTGGACGGGGCGCGGCGCCAGATCGAGGCGCTGCGCGCCGCATCTCCGGAGATGGCCCTCCGTCTCGAGACCTTCGCGCGGCCGCTGCTCGATCGCGGCCGCTAG
- a CDS encoding tetratricopeptide repeat protein, with the protein MDATAPRRYARALPIAAILALGIAAYANALGGPFVLDDHSSIIDNADVAHPARWLPGGPAYASAPNRALTYFTFALNHRLGGLDPAGYKAVNVGIHLAAALLVYALVLLALRAPRLAGSALARSPRAVALCAAALFVAHPLQTQAVTYVVQRLTSLATLLYLASVVLYARWRERLHRGAVAGPRAVLGYVPVILTALLAMRSKEIALTLPLAIAAYELCFLSATPGRRLLYLAPVLATLAVIPMTQLGGGIAAGGGGAEGGAARLAAAAAAAANTTAARPYVEYVTTQPAIIARYLGMVILPVGQSIDHGFETYSLADPLVLLGLAVLTALAGVAAWLLAATRRREAGPSAVDPAARLVAFGVIWFLLGLSLESLVALQDLMVEHRMYLPSAGLFVAASAGAGLVAERVAPGRWMRPLVAASLVVALALAVATFARNEVWADDVRLWADAAAKAPANPRTHGNLGQALAQRGDVARGMAEIDTALRLKPDFYQAHTNKGVLLLQQGQVVPALEHLRTAVALAPDDAPSRFALARALHGAGDLAGAVEEYRTVLGRSGRHRLALNNLAVAYAQLGRLDLAVEHFRKAAELDPEDPEPAVNLGRALLSLGDAAGARVAAEAALRAAPRHPGAHAVLGGAYLAMDQVAPAAEELRLAVGLGSRDPETFDRLAAAYARLGAGEQADAARAAALRLRSGAGP; encoded by the coding sequence ATGGACGCGACCGCGCCGCGAAGGTACGCGAGGGCCCTGCCGATCGCCGCGATCCTCGCGCTGGGGATCGCGGCCTACGCGAACGCTCTGGGGGGGCCGTTCGTCCTCGACGACCACTCGTCGATCATCGACAACGCAGACGTCGCGCATCCGGCGCGCTGGCTGCCCGGCGGTCCCGCGTACGCGTCCGCGCCGAACCGCGCGCTCACGTACTTCACCTTCGCGCTGAACCACCGGCTAGGGGGGCTCGATCCGGCCGGCTACAAGGCGGTCAACGTCGGGATCCACCTGGCCGCCGCGCTGCTCGTCTACGCGCTGGTGCTGCTGGCGCTCCGCGCGCCGCGGCTCGCCGGCTCGGCCCTGGCCCGATCCCCGCGCGCCGTCGCGCTCTGCGCGGCGGCGCTGTTCGTGGCGCACCCCCTCCAGACGCAGGCCGTGACCTACGTCGTGCAGCGGCTCACGTCGCTCGCGACGCTGCTCTACCTCGCGTCGGTGGTGCTGTATGCGCGCTGGCGCGAGCGCCTGCACCGCGGTGCGGTGGCCGGTCCGCGGGCGGTGCTCGGATACGTGCCGGTGATCCTCACGGCGCTCCTCGCGATGCGGTCGAAGGAGATCGCGCTCACCCTGCCGCTCGCGATCGCCGCGTACGAGCTCTGCTTCCTGAGCGCGACGCCGGGCCGGCGTCTCCTCTACCTCGCGCCCGTGCTGGCCACCTTGGCCGTCATCCCGATGACCCAGCTCGGCGGCGGCATCGCGGCAGGGGGCGGCGGAGCGGAAGGGGGCGCGGCCCGGCTCGCCGCGGCCGCGGCCGCCGCGGCCAACACGACGGCGGCCCGGCCCTACGTGGAGTACGTGACCACGCAGCCGGCCATCATCGCCCGCTACCTCGGGATGGTGATCCTGCCGGTGGGGCAGAGCATCGATCACGGCTTCGAGACCTACTCCCTCGCTGATCCGCTGGTGCTGCTCGGCCTGGCCGTGCTGACCGCGCTCGCCGGGGTCGCGGCCTGGCTGCTGGCCGCCACGCGGCGGCGGGAAGCGGGCCCGAGCGCCGTCGATCCGGCGGCGCGGCTCGTCGCGTTCGGCGTCATCTGGTTCCTGCTCGGCCTCTCGCTCGAGTCGCTGGTGGCGCTGCAGGATCTGATGGTCGAGCACCGCATGTACCTGCCGTCGGCCGGGCTGTTCGTCGCCGCCTCCGCCGGCGCCGGGCTCGTGGCCGAGCGCGTCGCGCCGGGGCGCTGGATGCGGCCCCTGGTGGCCGCTTCGCTCGTCGTCGCGCTCGCGCTGGCGGTCGCGACGTTCGCGCGGAACGAGGTCTGGGCGGACGACGTGCGCCTCTGGGCGGATGCCGCGGCCAAGGCGCCGGCCAACCCGCGGACGCACGGCAACCTGGGCCAGGCGCTCGCGCAGCGCGGCGACGTCGCGCGCGGGATGGCCGAGATCGACACCGCCCTCCGCCTCAAGCCCGACTTCTACCAGGCGCACACGAACAAAGGCGTCCTGCTCCTGCAGCAGGGCCAGGTCGTGCCGGCGCTGGAGCACCTCCGGACTGCGGTCGCGCTCGCGCCCGACGACGCGCCGTCGCGCTTCGCCCTCGCTCGGGCGTTGCATGGGGCCGGGGACCTCGCCGGCGCGGTCGAGGAGTACCGGACGGTGCTCGGTCGGTCGGGCCGCCACCGGCTGGCCCTGAACAACCTGGCCGTCGCGTACGCGCAGCTTGGCCGGCTCGACCTCGCGGTCGAGCACTTCCGCAAGGCCGCCGAGCTGGATCCCGAGGATCCGGAGCCGGCGGTGAACCTCGGCCGCGCGCTGCTCTCGCTGGGCGACGCCGCCGGCGCGCGCGTCGCCGCCGAGGCGGCGCTCCGGGCCGCCCCGCGCCACCCCGGCGCGCACGCGGTGCTCGGGGGCGCCTACCTGGCCATGGACCAGGTCGCGCCCGCGGCGGAGGAGCTGCGCCTCGCGGTGGGGCTGGGCTCACGCGACCCCGAGACCTTCGACCGGCTGGCCGCGGCGTACGCGAGGCTCGGTGCGGGTGAGCAGGCCGACGCGGCGCGTGCGGCGGCGCTCAGGCTGAGATCCGGCGCGGGCCCGTGA